A region from the Citrobacter telavivensis genome encodes:
- a CDS encoding diguanylate cyclase — MEMYLKRMKNEWEALVENTHPHIRQLASEIAKAHAHTLSIEFYRDVLTDPHAEEFLSNEQVERQLKNALELWIINVLSCKVDDIDQLIKDQHTVAEVHARIGIPVELVEMGFRVLKKILYPIIIDGHHDSIEKLQVYHFSINSIDLAMEVMSRAFSFSESTAAKEDENYRIFTLLENAEEEKERQIGALLSWEMDIIYKVLLDSDLGNSLPLSQADFGLWFNHKGRHYFSGIAEVGHISRLIQDFDGIFHNANGSTKALNNKAARVKFLLQIRNSISQIITLLRELFEEVSRHEVGMDVLTKLLNRRFLPTIFKREIAHANRAGTPLSVLIIDVDKFKEINDTWGHNTGDDILRRVSQAFYDNVRSSDYVFRYGGDEFVIVLTEANQTDTLRTAERIRSRVEKTKIKSPNGEIIPLSLSIGAAMFNGHPDYERLIQIADEALYTAKRRGRNCVELWKPAS; from the coding sequence ATGGAGATGTATCTTAAAAGAATGAAAAACGAATGGGAGGCACTGGTTGAAAACACCCATCCTCACATTCGCCAGCTTGCGTCTGAGATCGCAAAGGCCCATGCACATACCCTGAGCATTGAGTTCTATCGTGATGTTCTCACCGATCCGCATGCAGAAGAGTTTTTGAGTAATGAACAGGTTGAGAGACAGCTAAAAAATGCCCTCGAACTCTGGATTATCAACGTTCTCTCCTGCAAGGTTGACGATATTGACCAGCTTATAAAAGATCAACATACGGTTGCTGAGGTGCATGCGCGTATAGGTATTCCGGTTGAACTGGTTGAAATGGGTTTCCGGGTTCTGAAAAAGATCCTCTACCCCATCATTATTGATGGTCACCATGATTCAATTGAAAAATTACAGGTTTATCATTTTTCTATAAACAGCATCGATCTGGCAATGGAAGTGATGTCCCGCGCCTTCTCATTCAGTGAAAGTACGGCCGCCAAAGAAGATGAAAATTATCGTATTTTCACCCTGCTGGAAAATGCGGAAGAAGAGAAAGAGCGACAAATTGGCGCCCTGCTTTCATGGGAAATGGACATTATTTATAAAGTGTTACTCGATTCCGATCTGGGCAACAGCCTGCCGCTGAGTCAGGCGGATTTTGGCCTGTGGTTCAATCACAAAGGTCGGCATTATTTCAGTGGCATTGCTGAAGTTGGCCATATTTCACGCTTAATTCAGGATTTTGACGGCATTTTTCATAACGCCAACGGATCAACAAAAGCGCTGAACAATAAAGCGGCGCGTGTGAAGTTCCTGCTGCAAATCCGCAATTCCATTTCGCAGATAATCACCCTGCTGCGCGAATTGTTTGAAGAAGTTTCCCGCCATGAGGTGGGGATGGACGTGTTAACTAAATTACTGAATCGTCGCTTCCTGCCGACCATTTTTAAACGTGAGATCGCCCATGCTAATCGCGCCGGCACTCCACTCTCGGTATTGATTATCGACGTCGATAAATTTAAAGAGATCAATGACACCTGGGGTCACAATACCGGTGATGATATTCTGCGTCGGGTTTCTCAGGCTTTTTATGATAACGTACGCAGCAGTGACTATGTTTTCCGCTACGGGGGCGATGAATTTGTTATCGTTCTTACCGAGGCGAACCAAACCGATACGCTGCGCACTGCCGAACGTATTCGCAGTCGCGTCGAGAAAACCAAAATTAAATCGCCGAATGGCGAAATCATTCCGCTTTCACTGTCAATTGGCGCCGCCATGTTTAATGGTCACCCGGATTACGAGCGCTTAATTCAGATCGCAGATGAAGCTCTGTATACGGCAAAAAGAC